The following nucleotide sequence is from Salvelinus namaycush isolate Seneca chromosome 23, SaNama_1.0, whole genome shotgun sequence.
GAAAAGGGCATGATGTTCTGTATGACTGGTTTAGAAAAGGGCATGATGTTCTGTATGACTGGTTTAGAAAAGGGCATGATGTTATGTATGACTGGTTTAGAAAAGGGCATGATGTTATGTATGACTGGTTTAGAAAAGGGCATGATGTTGTGTATGACTGGTTTAGAAAAGGGCATGATGTTGTGTATGACTGGTTTAGAAAAGGGCATGATATGTATGACTGGTTTAGAAAAGGGCATGATGTTCTGTATGACTGGTTTAGAAAAGGGCATGATGTTCTGTATGACTGGTTTAGAAAAGGGCATGATGTTCTGTATGACTGGTTTAGAAAAGGGCATGATGTTCTGTATGACTGGTTTAGAAAAGGGCATGATGTTGTGTATGACTGGTTTAGAAAAGGGCATGATGTTCTGTATGACTGGTTTAGAAAAGGGCATGATGTTCTGTATGACTGGTTTAGAAAAGGGCATGATGTTCTGTATGACTGGTTTAGAAAAGGGCATGATGTTCTGTATGACTGGTTTAGAAAAGGGCATGATGTTCTGTATGACTGGTTTAGAAAAGGGCATGATGTTCTGTATGACTGGTTTAGAAAAGGGCATGATGTTCTGTATGACTGGTTTAGAAAAGGGCATGATGTTCTGTATGACTGGTTTAGAAAAGGGCATGATGTTCTGTATGACTGGTTTAGAAAAGGGCATGATATTATGTATGTCTGGAATTGAATGTCAACTCAATAAAGATGACAAGTGTTTGTCTGAATCAGGCCATAGGAATAATTCAGATTCAATAAATGAGaatgtatataaaaatatatattttgtatgtaCATGCATCATGATAATTAAACAGCTTACAGTCAGTTCCAATGTTGAGATACAGTATGATTAAGGTTATGGACAAATGACAAGGTTGAAATGCAGAAGTGAATATCTGCACTGCGTCGATAGAAGACAAGCTTGGTGCATCCCAATTATGTGCACATTTTGATGCCATTCATTGGCAATGGACACTTGGCTTGCAAGTGTTTCATATGAGCTCCATAGTTCAAGGACTAAATGATTCTCTTTGTTTACCGTAATTGTCCAGTTGATTAAAGATCGGGTCATGGATAGGCAGGCCATTGGGGAGAATGTCACTGCTCCGTTGGTTTATTGTTGTGGGTGTGAGATGTATGGGACGGTTGGAGCTATGCTGTGATGTGACAGAGCTCTCCAGTGGTTAGGTGTGGTGATGCATGACGGTCAGAAGGAGCTCTCTGCGGAAGTCTGCAGGGCCAGCTCTACGTATCCTGCCCTCTGGGACTCCCGCTTAGCGTAGATCTGGTGGGGAACAGACACAAGAGGTTAAACAAAGGGTTTACTGTGTATCACGACTACCAATATGGTGACTGGTGCTACCTATAAATCAGGTTCTGAGATACACTAGTGTCTGCTGATAGGGCCTCACCTTGAGCAGGTCCAGTCCAGAGGCCTGTTGGCTGGAGGCGTCCTGGACTGTCTCACTGTGTGGATGGACCTTGTTGAACAGACCCACCAGACTCACTGCATCCTGCCATCTAGAACAATACAACCAGTGTTAAGAGATGTTACTCTGGGCTAACAATGACAGTTATGGTGTTATTAAATCATTACTTGTCCTAATgcctacaaaacacttataaCATATGGCATTTGGAGTCATAAACAGATGGCATGGGGTGTCATGTAGAAGAAAAACAAGCCTCTAACACAGTGTTCCCAACAAGGGGTGCTTgtggtctatccacagggggtacctcGAGAttcatgagaccataggcttaCTGGTAAAATTCACAAGGGGGTACTTCtggggtactccgggcagagctaAATTCAGTGGGTGctacagtaaccaaaaaaggttggGAGCCACTGGTCTAACACAGACTCACAGGTCTTTCTGCAGCATGTCTATGATGAGTCCATCCACCCTCCTGGCATTGACCAGGTACCAGACCAGGCCTCCAAAGTGTCTGGTTGAATGCAGCAGATCATACTTCCCCATCTTCTCAAGATCCGCAAGGTGGCTGCATGCACCTGGACAACAGAGCACAGCCAATAAGGAGAGGGTTTTACTAACTGCTAATGGGTAATAATAACTGAAGCATACATCTGGACAGCCTGTTGAGGAGTGTGAAGGAAGTGGTATTTTATCCTGATGTATTCTGAGGAGTCAGGTTCAAACTGGACCTGGCACAGATCCAACACATCCTCATGACGATCCTGGCCAAACACCACCTTCAGGTTCTCCTTGAAGACGGGGTGCTGTGAGCCTGCGGCCCTCTTTAGGGAAGTAGACTTGCAggatcctctctctgtcctcccacGATGCCTTCTTCAGTGTCCTGGTGGGTTCCCGGATCACTATGAACAGCTCCTGGAAACACCAGGAGGTGACCATGGAAGAGAGAACAATACATGACAAAAGAGCACTAATTGTTTGAGGCATTGTAAATGATAACCAATATTTATGTTGATGGACACAAACCATTACACACTTTGCCTGtggtgtactgtatgtagaatGTAACGTTGgtggacacaaacacactctaTCTCCTACCCTGTGTGGTATGTTGAAGGTGATGTCAGTGAAGACGTATTCGGCTGTGTCCATGCCCTCCAGGATCTTGTCCTCAGACAGTACATCGATGATGGGCTTCCTCTCCGGCAGCACTGGAGGCATCTTCAGCAGCCTCTGGGCCTGCTCCCTGGCACTCTGGGTCGCCTACAACACAAACACATTAACAAGACTGACACCAGCTGTACAGGGATGTAATCTGCCAAATGAAATGTTCAGAATGTTGCAGAAGATGTTGTAGAGCCATTCCCTACTCCGCATGACAGACAAACTATCTGCCCTaccatgtgtgtgggtgtgttcatACCTCCTTCAACTGTGCATCTGTCATAAGTTTGTACTCGGGGGGCTTCAGCTCCTGTTTGATGGGTCTGAACACCTTCTCCAGGTTCAAGCCTGTGATTCTGGTTAGGATGTCCTGCACCTCTGCATCCAGAAACTGGGGCTTCACATGGGCATCTGGAGAACCTAGAAATAAATGAATGACTTCAGAGATGGATGAAGCTAGCTCTGGTCTCGGATCTGCAGGTACGACCTGCATCAGAGCTAGTCACACTGTGCATATTGACACAGGAAGTGATCTCACTGATGCCGCAAAACAGGAAGAATGGCGCTAAGTACATACCAAAGATGGTATGTACAAACCTTCCGAATACAAGCTTTCTAGATACTTTTCAAATCGTCAACTACTGGAATGATCGTTGTTACATGTTCTCCGGAGAATCTTAAGGTGGACTTGGTACTTAAAGAATAGAAGGGATGGAGTAGCTGCAGCAACAGGTCTTTCGAGCCTTGCTCCAATGATCATGCCTGAGGTAATTCTGGCCCAGTGGGATTATGATTTTGGGAAAAAATGTATCCCAGCATTTTTTGGGAGTTACGAAAGTAGCTATATTGAAGCCAGCCACTAAACAAAGAACACATGGAAAGTGGCGGAGTGCAACTAATAGGCTGACCACACCGTTCGCGTCGCGTGcgtgttgcaaaataaatgtaggaatctatgttattcaattattgtgcacgccaacgagcatctgcgttgccaagggctaaaatagaactccattctatttctgacgcagattgcgctgcaagtcctgcctctcccatctcctcattggtttatagaagcaagtacccacgtgccatctcctcattggttatacccacgtgggtgattgaaagacgaactgtgttgccggtcgttgtagtaatactatgaaagtttagatgccaatcaccatataagttcaaagatgaaaaagcctggaaggaggagagatgactagaaacgattcggttgaccgttttatgtgtggattaattgttggagtagaggaccttgtgcatttcaggtaaaataacatttcaatgtttatatcccaggacaaattagctagcaacagcaagctagctaaataggacaaattagctagcaaaggcaagctaactagctaaattgccataaatgtttattgcttttcgacctgttcccaaattaatataattggttcagagtttgttttgatattttaacctgcgtgtcgtaatcgcgtttggtgtaggggtacaaaataaatgtatgcacgatggcacaagcgcgcagccggtttgggttccgtgtcatTGTCATCGCGATGGACCCGAGCTAGCTAGTAACTTAAAGGAAATATTCCAACATTTTGAATGTTAATATTGTTTTTTTTGCAGCAGAGCGATTTTCTATTGATTCCCAGcatcatttcatgttttcatatgcggggcgcaactttcactggggatggtGGGGACATAAGCCCCCCCAaactttaaaaatgtatttttagctAGCTACCTCACTATCTTCAGCaattatttttgcctcaatcacactagacctgaatcaaacgatGAATCCAGCGGCCAAACGATTGAAGACCGATATTCTGACGTTTTTTCAGCGCAATGTGAGTTTTTATTTTAATCAGTATAGCAATGTaattgatctgtcagtttccctagctaattccctacttttcacactgacacggtataaacagctctacaggctacactgtcatggtgcacaatCAGTACACAACATTATGCTcatcagggtcagacagccagggaagaccagtctacagAGCTCAGGTATATATTATAACAATCAGTGAATGGATACAAAGTTCAATCTTGAGTTGATGGGtaagctacagtctgggatctaGGAATAATGGTCAGTTCGATTATTGAACCATTCATTATATTCTTggataatgtataaatgtacaccaatgaaattctttgtcatgcctcatctgagcaggattagatggtgacaggggtctcagcagggtcatGCAACCAGAGAAGCACTAAGGTGACCTTTTGCAGATACATTATTCTCTCAgtgcaaacactggacaagccagaaGCTTCAAAGATTTAAAATAGTTTGTCTGATGAACCTTAAGTTGATTTCCAAACGGTATTGAAAGGTTGATAGAGGCTTTTTCCCGATTACACgaaaaatgtgaggaagaccaGAGAGATACTATTGATGATGGATACAGATATGtttgaatgcccagtcatgttcatatcatCTCAGACAGAACATACTACAGTATATGCCACATAAATGTAAATCCTCTGCTGAAGGTGTAAAACACAACAggggacatacagtgcatttggacagtattcagaccccttccctttttccacttacagccttattctaaaattgataaaataaatacaaatcctcaaatctacacacagaaatgacaaaacgaaaaacaggtttttagagagatttttttttttttttatccttacGTAATTATTCTGACCCTTTGCTaggagacttgaaattgagctcaagtgcatcctgtttccattgatcatccttgagatgtttctacaacttgactggagtccacctttTGTAAATTcgattaattggacatgatttggaaaggcacacacctgtctatgtaaggtcccacagttgacagtgcatgtcagagcaaaaaccaaactgaggtcgaaggaattgtcagtcctgtctctgagctctacggactcGAGGAacagatccccaagaacacagtggaagaCGTTTAGAGCCAACAAGACTCttgctagagctggccgcccggccaaactgtgcaatcgggggagacgtgccttggtcagggaggtgaccaagaacctgataaTCACTGActgagcttcagagttcctctgtggagatgggagaaccttccagaaagacaacaaTCCCTGCctgactccaccaatcaggcctttatggtagagtggccaggcagaagccactcctcagtaaaaggcacattacagcccactt
It contains:
- the LOC120018078 gene encoding 28S ribosomal protein S22, mitochondrial-like; this translates as MAALFAIRCLFRSYSRVRNVDQNTRVLVRCSRRMLCSAPSDSSSPDAHVKPQFLDAEVQDILTRITGLNLEKVFRPIKQELKPPEYKLMTDAQLKEATQSAREQAQRLLKMPPVLPERKPIIDVLSEDKILEGMDTAEYVFTDITFNIPHRELFIVIREPTRTLKKASWEDRERILQVYFPKEGRRLTAPRLQGEPEGACSHLADLEKMGKYDLLHSTRHFGGLVWYLVNARRVDGLIIDMLQKDLWQDAVSLVGLFNKVHPHSETVQDASSQQASGLDLLKIYAKRESQRAGYVELALQTSAESSF